Proteins encoded in a region of the Tachyglossus aculeatus isolate mTacAcu1 chromosome 11, mTacAcu1.pri, whole genome shotgun sequence genome:
- the SRPRA gene encoding LOW QUALITY PROTEIN: signal recognition particle receptor subunit alpha (The sequence of the model RefSeq protein was modified relative to this genomic sequence to represent the inferred CDS: deleted 1 base in 1 codon) has protein sequence MLDFFTIFSKGGLVLWCFQGVSDSCTGPVNALIRSVLLQERGGNNSFTHEALTLKYKLDNQFELVFVVGFQKILTLTYVDKLIDDVHRLFRDKYRTEIQQHSALGLLHGTFDFQNDFLQLLREAEDSSKVRAPPAMKKFEDSEKAKKTVRSMIETRGEKPKEKPKGGKKNKGAKKEGTEGPSAGGGGAPAAKASPPGGSGAGEELSKEEQIRRKREEFIQKHGRGNERAGKSSKAEAPKEKGKKAPRVWALGGSSGHEVLDYSAPTANGTPEPAPPEDIALIRGTQAGGQLKELDCSSSDEDEADRAAPAVAKPSARKGALGGMFGMLKGLVGSKSLSREDMESVLDKMRDHLIAKNVAAEIAVQLCESVAGKLEGKVMGTFSTVTSTVKQALQESLVQILRPRGRVDMLRDVMDAQRRQRPYVVTFCGVNGVGKSTNLAKISFWLLENGFSVLIAACDTFRAGAVEQLRTHARRLTALHPPESHGGRTMVQLFEKGYGKDAAGIAMEAIAFARNQGYDVVLVDTAGRMQDNAPLMTALAKLIAVNTPDLVLFVGEALVGNEAVDQLVKFNKALADHSVAQTPRLIDGIVLTKFDTIDDKVGAAISMTYITSKPIVFVGTGQTYSDLRSLNAKAVVAALMKA, from the exons ATGCTGGATTTCTTCACCATCTTCTCCAAGGGCGGGCTCGTGCTCTGGTGCTTCCAGGGCGTCAGCGACTCGTGCACCGGACCCGTCAACGCGCTCATACGCTCCGTGCTGCTCCAG GAGCGCGGGGGCAACAACTCCTTCACCCATGAGGCGCTCACGCTCAAGTACAAGCTGGACAACCAGTTTGAGCTGGTGTTCGTG GTGGGCTTCCAGAAGATCCTGACCCTGACGTACGTGGACAAGCTGATCGATGACGTGCACCGGCTGTTTCGGGATAAATACCGCACCGAGATCCAGCAGCACAGCGCGCTGGGCCTGCTGCACGGCACCTTCGACTTCCAGAACGACTTCCTGCAGCTGCTGCG GGAGGCGGAGGACAGCAGTAAGGTTCGGGCTCCCCCCGCCATGAAGAAGTTCGAAGACTCAGAAAAGGCCAAGAAAACTGTGAGGTCGATGATCGAGACCCGGGGGGAGAAGCCCAAAGAGAAGCCCAAGGGCGGCAAGAAGAACAAGGGAGCCAAGAAGGAGG GCACCGAAGGCCCCTCGGCCGGCGGCGGAGGCGCCCCGGCGGCGAAGGCgtctcccccggggggctccggaGCCGGAGAGGAGCTGTCCAAGGAGGAGCAGATCCGCCGGAAGCGTGAGGAGTTCATCCAGAAGCACGGCCGAGGCAACGAGAGGGCCGG CAAGTCCTCGAAGGCGGAGGCCCCCAAGGAGAAGGGCAAGAAGGCGCCGCGGGTGTGGGCCCTG GGGGGTAGCAGCGGCCACGAGGTCCTGGACTACAGCGCTCCCACCGCCAACGGCACCCCCGAGCCCGCCCCGCCCGAGGACATCGCCCTG atCCGCGGGACGCAGGCCGGGGGGCAGCTCAAGGAGCTGGACTGCAGCAGCTCGGACGAGGACGAGGCGGACCGGGCCGCACCGGCCGTGGCCAAACCCAG CGCCCGGAAGGGAGCCCTGGGCGGCATGTTCGGGATGCTGAAGGGCCTGGTGGGCTCCAAGAGCCTGAGCCGCGAGGACATGGAGTCTGTGCTGGACAAGATGCGGGACCACCTCATCG caaaGAACGTGGCCGCGGAGATCGCCGTGCAGCTCTGCGAGTCGGTGGCCGGCAAGCTGgaggggaaagtcatggggaccTTCAGCA CCGTGACGTCCACCGTGAAGCAGGCGCTGCAGGAGTCCCTGGTGCAGATCCTGCGGCCCCGGGGCCGGGTGGACATGCTCCGCGACGTCATGGACGCCCAGCGCCGCCAGCGGCCCTACGTGGTGACCTTCTGCGGGGTCAACGGGGTCGGCAAGTCCACCAACCTGGCCAAG ATCTCCTTCTGGCTGCTGGAGAACGGGTTCAGCGTCCTCATCGCCGCCTGCGACACGTTCCGCGCGGGGGCCGTGGAGCAGCTGCGCACCCACGCGCGCCGCCTCACCGCCCTGCACCCGCCCGAGAGCCACGGCGGCCGCACCATGGTGCAGCTCTTCGAGAAGGGCTACGGCAAGGACGCCGCCGGCATCGCCATGGAGGCCATCGCCTTCG CGCGGAACCAGGGCTACGACGTGGTGCTGGTGGACACGGCCGGCCGCATGCAGGACAACGCCCCCCTGATGACCGCCCTGGCCAAACTCATCGCCGTCAACACGCCCGACCTGGTGCTGTTCGTCGGGGAGGCCCTGGTGGGCAACGAGGCTGTGGATCAGCTG GTGAAGTTCAACAAGGCCCTGGCTGACCACTCCGTGGCCCAGACCCCCCGCCTCATCGACGGCATCGTCTTAACCAAGTTCGACACCATCGACGACAAG GTGGGAGCCGCCATCTCCATGACTTACATCACGAGCAAGCCCATCGTCTTCGTGGGCACCGGCCAGACCTACTCCGACCTGCGCAGCCTCAACGCCAAGGCCGTGGTGGCCGCCCTCATGAAGGCCTAG
- the FAM118B gene encoding protein FAM118B isoform X2, whose translation MDGLPPTKKPRKLLPSLKTKKPRELVLVIGTGISAAVAPQVPALKSWKGLIQALLDAAIDFDLLEDEESRKFQKCLHEDKNLVHVAHDLIQKLSPDCLYEVFDDLESKMEDSGKQLLSSVLHLMENGALVLTTNFDNLLELYAADQGKHLESLDLTDEKKVLEWAQEKRKLSVLHIHGVYTNPSGIVLHPAGYQNVLRNTEVMREIQKLYENKSFLFLGCGWTVDDTTFQALFLEAVKHKSDLEHFMLVRRGDVDEFKKLRENMLDKGIKVISYGNQYADLPEYFQRLAGEIAARGRAGVAREGQLNGSATAHDQGRGGGT comes from the exons ATGGATGGATTGCCCCCTACCAAAAAACCCAG gAAGCTGCTGCCGAGCCTGAAGACCAAGAAGCCCCGGGAGCTGGTGCTGGTGATCGGGACGGGCATCAGCGCCGCCGTGGCGCCCCAGGTTCCGGCCCTCAAGTCCTGGAAAGGCCTGATCCAGGCCCTGCTGGACGCGGCCATCGACTTCGACCTCCTGGAggatgaagagagcagaaagTTCCAGAAGTGTCTGCACGAGGACAAGAACCTCGTCCACGTCGCCCACGACCTCATCCAGAAACTGTCCCCA GACTGTCTGTACGAGGTGTTTGACGACCTGGAGTCCAAGATGGAAGACTCGGGCAAGCAGCTGCTCAGCTCCGTCCTCCACCTGATGGAGAACGGGGCCCTGGTGCTCACCACCAACTTCGACAACCTCCTGGAGCTGTACGCCGCCGACCAGGGCAAGCACCTGGAGTCCCTCGACCTCACCGACGAGAAGAAG GTGCTGGAATGGGCTCaggagaagaggaagctgagCGTGCTGCACATCCACGGCGTCTACACCAACCCCAGCGGGATCGTGCTCCACCCGGCCGGCTACCAGAACGTGCTGCGCAACACGGAAGTCATG AGGGAGATCCAGAAGCTGTACGAGAACAAGTCCTTCCTGTTCCTGGGCTGCGGCTGGACCGTGGACGACACCACCTTCCAGGCGCTCTTCCTGGAGGCCGTCAAGCACAAGTCCGACCTGGAGCACTTCATGCTGGTGCGCAGGGGCGACGTGGACGAGTTCAAGAAGCTGCGGGAGAACATGCTGGACAAGGGCATCAAGGTCATCTCCTACGGGAACCAGTACGCCGACCTGCCCGAGTACTTCCAGCGCCTGGCCGGCGAGATCGCCGCCCGGGGCAGGGCAG GCGTGGCCAGAGAAGGCCAGCTGAACGGCTCCGCCACGGCCCACGACCAAGGCAGAG GGGGTGGCACCTGA
- the FAM118B gene encoding protein FAM118B isoform X1 — MDGLPPTKKPRKLLPSLKTKKPRELVLVIGTGISAAVAPQVPALKSWKGLIQALLDAAIDFDLLEDEESRKFQKCLHEDKNLVHVAHDLIQKLSPRTSNVRSTFFKDCLYEVFDDLESKMEDSGKQLLSSVLHLMENGALVLTTNFDNLLELYAADQGKHLESLDLTDEKKVLEWAQEKRKLSVLHIHGVYTNPSGIVLHPAGYQNVLRNTEVMREIQKLYENKSFLFLGCGWTVDDTTFQALFLEAVKHKSDLEHFMLVRRGDVDEFKKLRENMLDKGIKVISYGNQYADLPEYFQRLAGEIAARGRAGVAREGQLNGSATAHDQGRGGGT, encoded by the exons ATGGATGGATTGCCCCCTACCAAAAAACCCAG gAAGCTGCTGCCGAGCCTGAAGACCAAGAAGCCCCGGGAGCTGGTGCTGGTGATCGGGACGGGCATCAGCGCCGCCGTGGCGCCCCAGGTTCCGGCCCTCAAGTCCTGGAAAGGCCTGATCCAGGCCCTGCTGGACGCGGCCATCGACTTCGACCTCCTGGAggatgaagagagcagaaagTTCCAGAAGTGTCTGCACGAGGACAAGAACCTCGTCCACGTCGCCCACGACCTCATCCAGAAACTGTCCCCA CGCACGAGCAACGTCCGCTCCACCTTCTTCAAGGACTGTCTGTACGAGGTGTTTGACGACCTGGAGTCCAAGATGGAAGACTCGGGCAAGCAGCTGCTCAGCTCCGTCCTCCACCTGATGGAGAACGGGGCCCTGGTGCTCACCACCAACTTCGACAACCTCCTGGAGCTGTACGCCGCCGACCAGGGCAAGCACCTGGAGTCCCTCGACCTCACCGACGAGAAGAAG GTGCTGGAATGGGCTCaggagaagaggaagctgagCGTGCTGCACATCCACGGCGTCTACACCAACCCCAGCGGGATCGTGCTCCACCCGGCCGGCTACCAGAACGTGCTGCGCAACACGGAAGTCATG AGGGAGATCCAGAAGCTGTACGAGAACAAGTCCTTCCTGTTCCTGGGCTGCGGCTGGACCGTGGACGACACCACCTTCCAGGCGCTCTTCCTGGAGGCCGTCAAGCACAAGTCCGACCTGGAGCACTTCATGCTGGTGCGCAGGGGCGACGTGGACGAGTTCAAGAAGCTGCGGGAGAACATGCTGGACAAGGGCATCAAGGTCATCTCCTACGGGAACCAGTACGCCGACCTGCCCGAGTACTTCCAGCGCCTGGCCGGCGAGATCGCCGCCCGGGGCAGGGCAG GCGTGGCCAGAGAAGGCCAGCTGAACGGCTCCGCCACGGCCCACGACCAAGGCAGAG GGGGTGGCACCTGA